The following coding sequences are from one Acidobacteriota bacterium window:
- a CDS encoding PIN domain-containing protein — protein MLKAVIVDSGPLVAFFNRNDRFHLWAKEKWEGIAPPLLTCEAVLAETCFLLRNLPGGSRAVLELVNRGVIQTPFQLEDEVQGIVSLIGRYSDVPMSLADACLVRMAEQRAQSRVLTLDGDFLIYRKNNRRVVPVIIPG, from the coding sequence ATGCTCAAGGCTGTCATTGTAGATTCGGGCCCCCTGGTTGCATTCTTCAACCGGAATGACCGGTTCCACCTTTGGGCAAAGGAGAAATGGGAGGGAATCGCCCCTCCGCTGCTTACCTGTGAAGCGGTTCTGGCCGAGACCTGTTTTCTGTTGCGAAACCTTCCGGGAGGAAGCCGAGCCGTCTTGGAGTTGGTGAATCGGGGAGTGATCCAGACCCCGTTCCAGTTGGAGGATGAAGTGCAAGGCATAGTGAGTCTGATCGGTCGCTATTCGGATGTCCCCATGTCCTTGGCCGACGCCTGTTTGGTTCGGATGGCTGAGCAACGTGCGCAAAGTAGAGTATTGACCCTGGATGGGGATTTTCTCATCTATCGAAAAAACAATCGCCGAGTCGTCCCGGTGATTATTCCGGGTTGA
- a CDS encoding ribbon-helix-helix domain-containing protein, translating to MKSLTLRLDEALYLKISSLAARQRTTRSEVVRRALNICLDKDDRFPMGSVFELAHDLAGILAGPSDLSSNKAHLKEFGQ from the coding sequence ATGAAAAGCCTGACGCTCAGACTGGATGAAGCGCTGTACCTCAAAATCTCGTCTTTGGCCGCAAGACAAAGAACCACCCGTTCGGAAGTCGTCCGCCGCGCACTGAACATCTGCCTGGACAAGGACGACCGGTTTCCAATGGGTTCGGTCTTCGAATTGGCTCATGATCTGGCAGGAATCCTGGCCGGTCCCTCCGACCTGTCAAGCAACAAGGCCCACTTGAAAGAATTTGGCCAGTAA
- a CDS encoding CehA/McbA family metallohydrolase: MPTTRLSKSSWMRVGLLLALLIGTLGSHWKDILPASEPDPDEIHVLQLGGKVGKLALEVKEAGSHLHMPARLYFTYDDGREELPTVGRFQHFLVTASGRDLKTLPVGEYQVYVSRGTEYSLDRQKVKIEEGKTAYLDSTLERVVDTTGFISADFHLHLQYAMRDGAMTSAAEGIDLLTATDHNILKDYSPHIRALKLERFITSTVGSEIDTAFGHFNSFPLEIDRWGRREFRHGIRTPGEFLRIVRQEPGEQIVQVNHPRRWTSSPISGYFDERLNADTGAFDYPYFETGFDSFEILNAITDKSETIIGRTKLVDQKLQDWYRLLNRGALMAGVANTDAHRYPEDSLGYPRNYVASETDNPWEIDPREVVQAVKRRAVTGSLGPFLHFTGNGSPVGSVITDPDRSVSLRIQLQSAPWVPVETLEVIRNGEVIKTYSVPPPEETEKPWKFDTELVVECRQDSWVLVIASSQTPWEKPFENYRSFSFTNPVFVDVDGNGYFDPPNGGYSLQETEN, encoded by the coding sequence ATGCCGACGACACGCCTTTCGAAATCATCCTGGATGCGGGTGGGACTTCTGCTGGCCCTGCTGATCGGGACGCTGGGAAGCCACTGGAAGGACATTCTGCCGGCCTCCGAACCCGACCCCGATGAGATTCATGTTCTCCAACTAGGAGGGAAGGTGGGCAAGCTCGCCCTGGAAGTCAAGGAAGCCGGGTCCCATCTGCACATGCCGGCCCGGCTCTACTTCACCTATGATGATGGACGGGAAGAACTGCCCACGGTCGGGCGATTCCAGCACTTCCTGGTGACGGCTTCCGGACGGGATCTGAAGACACTCCCCGTCGGCGAATACCAGGTCTATGTGTCGCGCGGGACCGAATACTCGCTGGACCGGCAGAAGGTCAAGATCGAAGAAGGCAAGACGGCCTATCTGGATTCGACCCTTGAGCGCGTGGTGGATACCACCGGGTTCATCTCGGCCGACTTCCATCTGCATCTCCAATACGCCATGCGGGACGGGGCCATGACGTCGGCTGCCGAAGGGATCGACCTGCTCACGGCCACCGACCACAACATCCTGAAGGACTATTCCCCCCACATTCGCGCGCTCAAGCTGGAGCGCTTCATCACCTCCACCGTCGGTTCGGAAATCGACACCGCCTTCGGCCACTTCAACAGCTTTCCCCTGGAGATCGATCGCTGGGGACGGCGCGAGTTTCGCCACGGCATCCGGACCCCGGGAGAATTCCTGCGCATCGTCAGGCAGGAACCGGGCGAGCAGATCGTGCAGGTCAACCACCCGCGGCGCTGGACCTCCAGCCCCATCAGCGGCTATTTCGATGAGCGGCTCAACGCGGACACCGGAGCCTTCGACTACCCCTATTTCGAAACCGGCTTCGACAGCTTCGAGATTCTCAACGCCATCACCGACAAGAGCGAAACCATTATCGGCCGCACCAAACTGGTCGATCAGAAACTCCAGGACTGGTACCGGTTGCTGAATCGCGGGGCGCTGATGGCCGGCGTGGCCAACACCGATGCCCATCGCTACCCCGAGGATTCCTTGGGCTATCCCCGAAATTACGTGGCTTCCGAAACCGACAACCCCTGGGAAATCGACCCTCGCGAGGTCGTCCAGGCCGTCAAGCGACGAGCCGTCACCGGCAGCCTGGGGCCCTTCCTCCACTTTACCGGCAACGGTTCGCCGGTGGGATCGGTGATCACCGACCCGGATCGCTCGGTTTCTCTCAGAATCCAACTGCAGTCGGCTCCCTGGGTTCCGGTCGAAACCCTGGAAGTGATCCGAAACGGCGAAGTGATCAAGACCTACTCGGTTCCGCCCCCGGAGGAAACCGAGAAGCCCTGGAAGTTTGACACTGAACTGGTGGTGGAATGCCGGCAGGATAGCTGGGTTCTGGTGATCGCCTCTTCCCAGACCCCCTGGGAAAAGCCTTTCGAAAACTACCGCTCCTTCTCTTTCACCAACCCGGTCTTTGTCGACGTCGACGGCAACGGCTACTTCGATCCCCCCAACGGAGGCTATTCATTGCAGGAAACGGAGAATTGA